One stretch of bacterium DNA includes these proteins:
- a CDS encoding DUF3795 domain-containing protein — protein MKSNLIAPCGMNCGICLGYLRDKNKCHGCREMDAYKSSYGRQCIIRSCQVLKKNKMKFCSDKCDKYPCKRLKNLDKRYRTKHGMSMIENLENIKNLGITKFVKNEKSRWKCHKCGKVLCVHRPICLNCGEKNESR, from the coding sequence ATGAAAAGTAATTTAATTGCGCCCTGCGGAATGAACTGCGGAATATGCCTAGGTTATCTTAGAGATAAAAACAAATGTCATGGTTGCAGGGAAATGGATGCATACAAATCAAGTTATGGTAGACAATGCATCATAAGAAGTTGTCAAGTTCTAAAGAAAAATAAAATGAAATTTTGCTCAGATAAATGCGACAAATATCCATGTAAAAGATTAAAGAATCTTGATAAAAGATACAGAACAAAGCATGGAATGAGCATGATTGAAAATCTTGAAAACATTAAGAATTTAGGCATAACCAAGTTCGTTAAGAATGAAAAATCAAGATGGAAATGTCACAAATGTGGTAAAGTTCTTTGCGTCCACAGACCAATTTGTTTAAACTGCGGTGAAAAAAATGAATCACGATAA